From a region of the Paenibacillus lutimineralis genome:
- a CDS encoding hydantoinase/oxoprolinase family protein, with amino-acid sequence MGRTKVRVGIDVGGTFTDAALIDNETFEVIEKMKIPTTHHDQDGVAKGIVQILERILSSRGIQPEDVTFIAHGTTQATNALLEGDVARVGIIGMGSGIDGLSARSESNPGDIELAPGKFLHTFHTYLDSKNMTDEQINGAIDELAAQGAEVIVASEAYSVDDPTNELRVVELASRKGLYSTGGHEISQLYGLKTRTRTAVVNASLIPKMMETANMTEKSVKDANIQSQLMIMRCDGGVMSIDEVRKRPILTMLSGLAAGVAGALMYEKISDGIFFEVGGTSVDISVIKNGKVMIKNAEVGGHRTYLQSLDVRTLGIAGGSMIKVAGGKITDVGPRSAHIAGKEYEAFAPTENIVDPKVKFISPREGDPAEYVIFECAGGKEYSYTLAGAANILNYIPEGDYARGNTEAALKAWKALADHVGLSIEETARQVMNIAIDKTMKTVNEMIADYELDRSFVTLVGGGGSGAVLIPAMADREGFKSQIANNAPYVSTIGVALAMVKEQLERTVVNPTEEDIKRIRADIIERIVQSGASEETVEVSIEIDSQKNILRAMATGSTELRSKDLGQEAMSVEDMKAIAASSIDQPLESTALAAQTGRWNLFVSENVKKSFFGLLKKKSSSVSVLDREGVVRFKKNNVHYTKLSKSATEALSSFLDDNTIYSDANATIPKVFVFYKEKMLDLTGMQTKEQLLSILEIETEMLKPEDEMLVIAYQ; translated from the coding sequence ATGGGGAGAACGAAAGTAAGGGTCGGCATTGACGTCGGCGGTACGTTTACCGATGCGGCACTGATCGACAATGAGACATTTGAAGTCATCGAGAAAATGAAGATCCCGACCACCCACCATGACCAAGACGGTGTGGCCAAAGGGATTGTGCAAATACTGGAGCGGATTCTAAGCAGCAGAGGCATCCAGCCCGAAGACGTAACCTTCATCGCCCATGGGACAACGCAGGCCACCAATGCCCTGCTCGAAGGAGACGTAGCCCGCGTCGGCATCATCGGTATGGGCTCCGGCATCGATGGGCTGAGCGCCCGCTCCGAATCCAATCCGGGCGATATCGAGCTGGCTCCGGGCAAGTTCCTGCATACTTTCCATACGTATCTGGACTCCAAGAACATGACAGATGAGCAGATCAACGGGGCCATCGATGAATTGGCGGCCCAGGGCGCTGAGGTGATTGTCGCCTCTGAAGCATACAGCGTAGATGACCCCACCAACGAACTGCGCGTGGTGGAGCTGGCGAGCCGCAAGGGCTTGTACTCCACAGGCGGGCATGAGATCAGCCAGCTCTATGGCCTGAAGACACGGACACGCACGGCGGTCGTTAACGCCTCCCTCATCCCGAAAATGATGGAGACCGCCAATATGACCGAGAAGTCCGTTAAGGATGCTAACATCCAGTCCCAACTTATGATAATGCGTTGCGATGGCGGTGTTATGAGTATCGATGAAGTACGCAAGCGTCCGATTCTGACGATGCTGTCCGGTCTTGCTGCCGGGGTCGCCGGGGCGCTGATGTACGAGAAGATCTCCGATGGGATTTTCTTCGAGGTCGGCGGAACGAGTGTCGACATCTCCGTCATCAAGAACGGGAAAGTCATGATCAAGAATGCCGAGGTCGGCGGCCACCGCACCTACCTGCAATCCCTGGATGTACGTACGCTTGGCATCGCCGGCGGCAGTATGATCAAGGTAGCTGGAGGCAAGATCACGGACGTTGGACCGCGAAGCGCGCACATTGCCGGTAAAGAATATGAAGCCTTCGCTCCGACCGAGAATATTGTCGATCCGAAGGTAAAATTCATCAGCCCGCGTGAGGGCGACCCTGCTGAATACGTGATCTTCGAATGCGCCGGAGGCAAGGAGTATTCCTATACGCTCGCCGGAGCGGCCAATATTCTGAACTACATCCCTGAGGGCGATTATGCTCGAGGAAATACAGAAGCGGCGTTAAAAGCCTGGAAAGCACTGGCCGATCATGTTGGACTAAGCATAGAGGAAACCGCCAGACAAGTCATGAATATCGCTATCGATAAGACGATGAAGACCGTCAACGAGATGATTGCGGACTATGAGCTGGACCGTAGCTTCGTCACGCTGGTAGGCGGCGGCGGCAGCGGCGCGGTGCTCATCCCGGCAATGGCAGATCGCGAGGGCTTCAAATCGCAAATCGCCAACAATGCTCCTTACGTCTCTACGATCGGGGTTGCGTTAGCCATGGTGAAGGAGCAGCTGGAGCGTACAGTCGTTAATCCGACCGAGGAAGATATTAAGCGCATCCGCGCCGACATCATTGAGCGCATCGTGCAATCCGGCGCTTCCGAGGAAACCGTCGAAGTCAGCATCGAGATCGACAGCCAGAAGAACATTCTACGCGCGATGGCGACCGGCTCCACCGAGCTGCGCTCCAAGGATCTGGGTCAGGAGGCCATGTCCGTAGAAGATATGAAAGCCATTGCTGCTAGCTCGATCGACCAGCCGCTGGAATCGACGGCGCTTGCTGCACAGACTGGACGCTGGAACCTGTTCGTGAGCGAGAACGTGAAGAAATCCTTTTTTGGCCTGTTAAAAAAGAAATCCAGCTCGGTCAGCGTTCTCGACCGCGAAGGCGTCGTCCGCTTCAAGAAGAACAATGTGCACTATACGAAGCTAAGCAAATCCGCAACAGAAGCGCTGAGCTCATTCTTGGACGATAACACCATTTATTCTGATGCCAATGCTACAATCCCGAAGGTGTTCGTCTTTTATAAGGAGAAAATGCTCGATCTGACTGGTATGCAGACCAAGGAACAGCTTCTGTCCATTCTTGAGATTGAGACCGAAATGCTTAAGCCTGAAGATGAAATGCTGGTTATTGCTTATCAATAG
- a CDS encoding citrate transporter, whose protein sequence is MTTTMWLQAIGILLVFLVFVGLMMTRKLPTILALPLMAIVFAIIAGVPLLSNDPEATSIAKTILAGGSMKLSGAIAGLIFGAWFGQILNKVGITKSIIRKAAELAGDKPILIAILFFITASIIFSAAGGLGMVILVGTIVIPIMLTAGISQFVASIVVLLAVGVGSLFNVSNWAVYVDVLGLSVEQIADYTLVVASPLILIALAMIVFYIRKDGKGRKAWAMPAATPGGGDKKVPAIALISPLVPVLLVFIFKIDIVPAVIAGALVTILLTWPKRPVHILSSALVEGIQDVAGAMGLMIGIGILLSSVMSPQVSAVISPLIESVLPNTPLMFILFFTILSPLAIYRGPLNVWGLGSGIAALFVSAGMTPVAAMLALRAVSNVQSVSDPTNSHNVWVADFTKSDINEILKKTLPWTMASVLIAVIIGSFMVF, encoded by the coding sequence ATGACAACGACAATGTGGTTGCAAGCCATCGGTATTTTGCTCGTATTTCTGGTGTTTGTCGGGCTGATGATGACGCGCAAGCTGCCGACAATTCTGGCTCTGCCCTTAATGGCGATTGTGTTCGCCATCATCGCGGGCGTGCCGCTGCTATCGAATGATCCTGAGGCGACGTCCATCGCCAAGACCATTCTGGCTGGAGGCTCCATGAAGCTATCTGGCGCGATCGCCGGGCTGATCTTCGGTGCCTGGTTCGGTCAGATTCTGAACAAAGTCGGTATTACTAAATCCATTATCCGCAAAGCGGCCGAGTTGGCCGGAGATAAACCTATACTTATAGCTATTCTATTTTTCATCACCGCATCCATTATTTTTTCCGCGGCAGGAGGACTGGGCATGGTCATCCTCGTCGGCACCATCGTTATCCCGATTATGCTGACGGCGGGGATCTCCCAATTCGTCGCTTCCATCGTTGTTCTGCTAGCCGTTGGCGTCGGCTCCCTGTTCAACGTATCCAACTGGGCTGTATACGTCGATGTGCTTGGTCTTTCAGTTGAGCAGATCGCCGACTACACGTTGGTTGTAGCTTCCCCGCTGATCCTTATTGCCTTGGCCATGATCGTCTTCTATATTCGAAAAGACGGCAAAGGCCGCAAAGCCTGGGCGATGCCAGCAGCAACACCTGGCGGTGGCGACAAGAAGGTACCTGCCATTGCCCTGATTAGTCCGCTTGTACCAGTACTGCTCGTATTTATCTTCAAGATCGATATCGTTCCGGCGGTTATTGCTGGCGCACTTGTTACGATTCTTCTTACTTGGCCGAAGCGTCCGGTTCATATCCTCTCCAGCGCACTTGTGGAAGGAATTCAGGACGTTGCTGGCGCGATGGGACTTATGATCGGAATCGGCATCCTGCTCAGCTCAGTAATGTCGCCGCAAGTATCGGCGGTCATCTCGCCGCTGATCGAGTCCGTGCTGCCGAATACACCATTGATGTTCATCCTGTTCTTCACGATTCTGTCGCCGCTGGCTATCTATCGCGGACCGCTGAACGTATGGGGCCTTGGCAGTGGTATCGCCGCCCTGTTCGTATCTGCCGGCATGACTCCGGTCGCTGCCATGCTCGCCCTGCGCGCAGTCAGCAACGTGCAATCCGTGTCCGACCCTACGAACTCGCATAACGTATGGGTAGCCGACTTCACGAAGAGCGACATCAACGAAATTCTGAAGAAGACACTGCCATGGACGATGGCGTCCGTCCTGATCGCCGTTATCATCGGATCGTTTATGGTGTTTTAA
- a CDS encoding FAD-dependent oxidoreductase, with product MRKRSEEPMKQYDVVVMGGGISGAMAAIAASRTGAKTLIVESHGFLGGTLTANGVGPMMTFHAGEKQVIQGFTGELIERLKQLGKSPGHIFDTVGFTYSVTPFDAEAMKHELELMVTEAGGDILYHTMLAGVNTEDGRITGIQVCNKSGLSDIHASVFIDATGDGDLSALAGVEYTKGRESDGATQPMTLKMKMYNVDIPRVKEYIHAHPEDFPLYNGDTSIIEKSPRLSVGGFDSLFKTAKERGEISIPRENILFFETNNPGEVILNTTRIIGYDATNAHSLSQAEMEGRKQCRELELFVRKYIPGFEHAVVESTGPSIGVRGSRQIKGIYTLTAEDILQQRLFEDTIAHSGYPIDIHSPDGEGTKHEKLEWGGVYSIPYSCMITASMPNLIVIGRCISATFEAQAAMRTTPTTGAIGHGGGVAAALAALEHKNVQDVDIKQVQSLLKEQGAYLEV from the coding sequence TTGCGAAAAAGGAGCGAAGAACCTATGAAGCAATATGACGTAGTTGTAATGGGCGGAGGCATCTCTGGGGCTATGGCTGCCATTGCGGCATCCAGAACCGGGGCGAAGACGCTGATTGTTGAGTCCCACGGATTCCTTGGCGGCACTCTAACCGCCAACGGTGTCGGGCCGATGATGACCTTCCATGCTGGTGAGAAGCAGGTCATTCAAGGTTTCACCGGGGAATTGATCGAGCGGCTGAAGCAGTTGGGCAAATCTCCGGGGCATATTTTCGACACCGTCGGATTTACATACTCGGTTACCCCATTTGATGCCGAAGCAATGAAGCATGAACTGGAGCTGATGGTAACGGAAGCCGGCGGAGATATATTGTATCACACGATGCTAGCAGGCGTTAATACCGAAGATGGCCGCATTACAGGCATACAAGTCTGTAACAAATCCGGGCTTAGCGACATTCATGCCTCCGTCTTCATCGATGCTACAGGTGACGGCGACCTCTCAGCCTTGGCAGGAGTCGAGTACACCAAAGGACGTGAATCCGACGGAGCGACACAGCCGATGACCCTTAAGATGAAAATGTACAACGTCGATATCCCAAGGGTCAAGGAATATATTCACGCTCATCCAGAGGACTTCCCACTATACAACGGGGATACCTCCATTATTGAGAAGTCCCCTCGCCTTTCAGTTGGCGGTTTTGACAGCCTGTTCAAAACTGCCAAAGAGCGGGGTGAAATCTCCATACCGCGTGAAAATATTCTGTTCTTCGAGACCAATAACCCGGGCGAGGTCATCCTCAATACGACACGGATTATCGGATATGACGCGACCAACGCGCACAGCCTCAGCCAGGCAGAAATGGAAGGCCGCAAGCAGTGTCGTGAGCTGGAGCTGTTTGTCCGCAAATACATTCCCGGCTTCGAACATGCGGTTGTCGAGTCCACTGGACCAAGCATCGGCGTGCGCGGATCGCGCCAGATCAAAGGCATCTACACGCTGACGGCCGAGGATATTTTGCAGCAGCGTCTGTTCGAAGATACGATCGCTCACTCGGGCTATCCCATCGACATCCATAGTCCGGACGGCGAAGGCACCAAGCATGAGAAGCTGGAATGGGGCGGCGTATACAGCATTCCGTATTCCTGCATGATCACCGCTTCCATGCCCAACCTGATCGTGATCGGCCGCTGCATCTCGGCCACCTTCGAAGCGCAGGCAGCGATGCGAACCACCCCGACGACAGGCGCCATCGGTCATGGCGGCGGAGTAGCAGCAGCCCTCGCGGCGCTCGAGCACAAGAACGTCCAAGATGTAGACATCAAGCAAGTTCAATCACTTCTCAAAGAGCAAGGCGCTTACTTAGAAGTTTAG
- a CDS encoding copper amine oxidase N-terminal domain-containing protein, with the protein MKKFTYLTLMGCLAVLIGLFSFTTPTSAAAAVSYTLFVDGSISSAKTPAVVEKNVTLVPMKAVLADLKYVTTVDKKTKAITAKNSAGSFITVNLGSKKAKINGTNVNLAAPAKTLNGTTYIPLSAVKQLTGKQIGLDASQGIAWIGEKPGTDNVPIWGLTPEQVKSVAGYSTLIDEGGQGDIYMLLYQHSMEDPEELYIFYKNKLAKVVFSPDISGLNEDGLVGFYDGAFDSLVKSYGQPITDVVGAYEDTQEQIPLFDGGYYMSEWKKGDTLITLLLQGDEDGYSVSMQYVKASIEDQVEAALDAIQ; encoded by the coding sequence ATGAAAAAGTTTACTTATCTTACTCTTATGGGATGTCTGGCCGTCCTGATCGGTCTATTCTCGTTCACTACTCCTACTTCCGCCGCTGCTGCTGTGTCTTATACGCTCTTTGTGGATGGCTCGATTTCATCTGCGAAAACTCCGGCAGTTGTAGAGAAGAATGTTACACTCGTTCCGATGAAAGCTGTCCTCGCTGATCTGAAATATGTCACAACCGTCGATAAAAAGACAAAGGCCATTACTGCCAAAAATTCAGCGGGATCATTCATCACCGTAAATCTAGGCAGCAAAAAAGCGAAAATCAACGGAACTAATGTCAACCTTGCTGCACCAGCCAAGACATTGAACGGAACCACCTATATTCCTTTGTCAGCGGTGAAGCAGTTAACTGGAAAGCAGATCGGATTGGATGCTTCTCAGGGTATCGCCTGGATTGGTGAGAAGCCGGGAACCGATAATGTTCCGATCTGGGGATTAACTCCGGAACAAGTTAAATCAGTAGCCGGGTATTCGACGCTTATCGATGAAGGCGGCCAAGGCGATATTTATATGCTGTTGTACCAGCATTCCATGGAAGACCCTGAAGAGCTATATATATTCTATAAGAATAAATTAGCCAAAGTGGTCTTTAGCCCCGACATTTCCGGTCTTAACGAAGACGGGTTAGTTGGCTTCTATGATGGAGCGTTCGATAGTTTAGTTAAAAGTTACGGGCAACCTATCACAGATGTCGTTGGCGCTTATGAGGATACACAAGAACAGATTCCTCTCTTCGATGGGGGCTATTATATGAGCGAATGGAAGAAAGGCGACACTTTGATCACTCTCTTATTGCAAGGTGACGAAGATGGGTATTCGGTAAGCATGCAGTATGTGAAGGCATCGATCGAAGATCAAGTTGAGGCTGCATTGGATGCCATTCAATAA
- a CDS encoding GNAT family N-acetyltransferase yields the protein MITYQMMTEEQVGKLREIDRSEHIDLIYEMQNGEMIELQAGHECPSWDEDLLHEMEGRYLLELRNGGMAIGAFDADTLVGFGVLAHQWRGEQQDRLQIDLMYVSRNYRRQGIGTQIIQTLAEEAKRRGAKYLYISSTETRSAVSFYKSNGSQLTKDVDPELFKKEPKDIHMLVEL from the coding sequence ATGATAACCTATCAAATGATGACGGAAGAGCAAGTAGGAAAACTAAGGGAAATTGATCGTTCCGAGCATATTGATCTAATCTACGAGATGCAGAACGGTGAGATGATAGAATTGCAGGCCGGCCATGAATGTCCAAGTTGGGACGAAGATTTGCTGCATGAGATGGAGGGAAGATATCTGTTGGAATTGCGCAATGGGGGAATGGCGATTGGCGCGTTCGATGCAGATACGTTAGTTGGATTCGGTGTATTGGCTCATCAATGGCGAGGGGAGCAGCAGGATCGTCTTCAGATAGATCTCATGTATGTATCCCGGAACTATCGCAGACAGGGTATCGGAACACAGATCATACAGACGCTGGCAGAAGAAGCAAAGCGAAGAGGCGCGAAGTACCTCTACATCTCGTCTACAGAGACGCGTTCAGCGGTGTCTTTTTACAAGAGTAATGGCAGCCAATTGACGAAGGATGTAGATCCGGAGCTATTCAAAAAAGAGCCGAAGGATATTCATATGTTGGTTGAGTTGTAG
- a CDS encoding YkoP family protein gives MSYALYNKMLQSLWMAWETVFERITPLRSVYQSKFGICKIVVRAHRGSSIRCEDGTYVHAGDQVCEIHLDNREVLQLSRAVGADRAAIVTARRLREALKDIGRAVDTDPKLAKAKALTGITLLHRGIIHGLGFELHPLETKWMERISTVYLRLLLRMLNPEGAKRLKQQRSKLIPKMLMMSRASLVNRYASGVKA, from the coding sequence GTGAGTTACGCCTTATACAACAAAATGCTACAGTCGCTGTGGATGGCATGGGAGACTGTATTTGAACGTATTACGCCGCTTCGGAGTGTGTACCAGTCGAAATTCGGTATTTGCAAAATTGTCGTTCGCGCCCACCGCGGTAGTTCTATCCGCTGCGAGGATGGGACATACGTACATGCGGGTGATCAAGTCTGTGAAATTCACCTTGATAATCGGGAAGTTCTGCAGTTATCACGGGCGGTCGGGGCAGATCGGGCTGCGATTGTGACGGCACGCAGGCTGCGCGAAGCGTTGAAGGATATTGGCCGAGCGGTCGACACAGATCCGAAATTGGCAAAGGCTAAGGCCTTGACCGGCATTACCTTGCTGCATCGCGGCATTATTCATGGATTGGGATTCGAGCTGCATCCGCTGGAGACGAAGTGGATGGAGCGGATATCGACGGTATATCTTCGCTTGCTGCTTCGCATGCTCAATCCAGAAGGGGCCAAACGCTTGAAGCAGCAGAGATCGAAGCTTATACCGAAAATGCTCATGATGTCCCGAGCGTCTTTGGTAAATCGATATGCAAGCGGGGTAAAGGCGTAA
- a CDS encoding polysaccharide deacetylase family protein translates to MDNLIPRLLIFLIALYMGLPFLLTRIFGWGVFRKASRKRAERHVAFTFDDGPDPRYTPKLLDLLRDRGVKATFFVLGSKAEKYPELVKRMHEEGHQIGIHNYTHMLNWIMSPRNIRRKHVERSADIIQRITGERPTYYRPPWGILNIMDLFLLRKAYRLVLWSVIARDWKLNTGEHHLRNLLSDHIRPGAVIVLHDSGDTFGADREAPGQMLTVLRDILSETERRGLKCVRTDELLKLEHAM, encoded by the coding sequence ATGGACAATCTCATTCCACGTTTGCTCATTTTCTTGATCGCGCTTTATATGGGGCTGCCTTTCCTGCTGACTCGAATATTCGGTTGGGGGGTCTTTCGCAAGGCCAGTCGTAAGCGGGCAGAGCGCCATGTTGCCTTTACATTCGATGATGGACCCGATCCCCGCTATACGCCCAAGCTGCTTGATCTTCTTCGGGACCGAGGCGTGAAGGCAACCTTCTTCGTTCTCGGCAGCAAGGCGGAGAAATATCCGGAATTAGTGAAGCGCATGCATGAGGAAGGACATCAGATCGGCATTCATAATTATACGCATATGCTGAATTGGATCATGTCTCCAAGAAACATACGTCGAAAACACGTTGAGCGTTCTGCAGACATTATCCAACGAATTACGGGAGAACGTCCGACCTACTATCGTCCTCCTTGGGGGATTTTGAATATTATGGACCTGTTCCTGCTGCGTAAGGCATATCGGCTCGTGTTATGGTCGGTTATCGCGCGCGACTGGAAACTGAATACAGGCGAACATCATTTGCGTAATCTGCTGTCCGATCATATCCGTCCCGGGGCTGTCATCGTATTGCATGATAGCGGCGATACTTTTGGGGCTGACAGAGAAGCTCCCGGACAAATGCTGACAGTACTTCGGGACATCCTGTCCGAGACCGAACGAAGAGGCTTGAAGTGCGTGCGCACGGATGAATTGCTGAAGCTGGAGCATGCAATGTAA
- a CDS encoding S-layer homology domain-containing protein produces MKRLISAVLCLMFILTAHSGTVQAKGDNVSAVSEQHYTRIGEDYDILDDNVLLAKNDGSVWTWVINKESLKTSDYYIGEMFQIPGLQDVKQFRYKSPEENSRAIINYVALKKDGTVWYWDSKITETDAAIIHSPMGTPSPITELNQVTSLVADFYYDNSNFKTLFVLKSDGSVWSWGSEIGSASSNPIQSKLFDDVVSISSANGFAYAVKKDGSVWKWSTSDYLPHNISKDKGPEQVKGLSDIVKIETGAYPNYAYKKDGTVWSWSAYNSASVPEQLHGATGARSIVEFSTMLQDQFIDSIYALRTDGQLWSVYNEDKVFQGLMDIVSIHNKVKDRYSKWYYALKKDQTLWAWEDDYYSLPKLVVFTKGTAVGYRSGTVGQPTGDQTGATGTSTGDHSGTTTQPTGNRNGTTGTPTGGQTEKTNQPTSSRPGTGEQATGDGSGAKAKPVIRTTPEISLFPFITMLQPGGQQIITASNMLPGTKITYTIDDPSIGTISNVNGIPVITANKSGQTVVRATVTRAGFPDETAYFLLYVVDGSMLSNTYLTAIGSIPDADRQNPVIVEGLTQAGEIVITAASSEEVAPVNGQFVITTELMGQLAGNASKAKLAVKQALSENRITLARELIVNAEILPSSGQNEYIFKLYKDSLVGRKDIDYITIHAGDAKLVLNVATADRLFDSRTVIVIRLVQADKGGYRVQFSDEQGQQLSNVSSNILLILPAKQTNATHTSVFYSNGKKAQPIGGKFNPSQNGIEAEINRSGTYFVDENPKSFPDVDDRDPELQQAVQFLASKGIVTGKENGNFEPDSLLTRAEFTAMLVRAFYALDETATESFSDVHPPQWHHPYIASSEKKHIVEGYPDGTFKPDKTISREEMTAIGARYLHEKKHYYYPANPEDYLSQFVDKETISNWAKPTMSLAVKQHLIDVPANKRINAREAVTRGEAARMLYRLYLLL; encoded by the coding sequence ATGAAACGATTAATTTCAGCGGTGCTATGCCTTATGTTCATCCTCACGGCTCATTCAGGTACGGTGCAAGCCAAAGGGGATAACGTAAGTGCCGTTAGCGAGCAGCACTATACACGTATCGGCGAGGACTACGACATTCTTGACGACAACGTACTACTGGCGAAAAATGATGGATCCGTATGGACATGGGTCATAAATAAAGAGTCTTTAAAAACTTCAGATTACTATATAGGTGAAATGTTCCAAATTCCGGGCTTGCAGGATGTGAAGCAATTTAGGTACAAATCGCCTGAGGAGAACAGTAGAGCTATTATTAACTACGTTGCGTTAAAAAAAGATGGAACCGTATGGTATTGGGACTCCAAAATCACCGAAACCGACGCTGCTATTATACATAGTCCTATGGGTACTCCTTCGCCCATCACAGAGTTGAATCAAGTCACTTCACTCGTCGCTGATTTTTATTATGACAATTCTAACTTCAAGACCTTGTTCGTATTAAAATCAGACGGTTCGGTTTGGAGCTGGGGAAGCGAAATAGGCAGCGCCTCGTCGAATCCGATTCAATCCAAGCTGTTTGATGATGTCGTATCCATAAGCTCGGCGAACGGTTTCGCATATGCAGTTAAAAAGGATGGTTCGGTTTGGAAATGGAGCACAAGTGACTACCTTCCGCATAATATCTCTAAAGACAAAGGTCCAGAACAGGTCAAGGGTCTTAGCGATATCGTCAAGATCGAGACGGGCGCTTATCCAAACTATGCTTACAAGAAAGATGGTACGGTCTGGTCCTGGTCGGCATATAACTCTGCGAGTGTTCCCGAACAATTACATGGGGCAACCGGCGCGCGAAGTATCGTTGAATTTAGCACGATGCTGCAAGATCAATTTATCGATTCCATTTATGCTTTGCGAACAGATGGTCAGCTTTGGTCCGTATACAACGAAGATAAAGTGTTCCAAGGGCTTATGGACATCGTCTCCATACACAATAAAGTCAAGGACAGGTATTCTAAATGGTATTATGCCTTGAAAAAGGATCAGACCTTGTGGGCATGGGAAGATGATTATTATTCCTTGCCCAAGCTTGTTGTGTTCACGAAAGGAACGGCAGTTGGTTATCGTTCTGGGACGGTAGGACAACCTACTGGTGATCAAACTGGAGCAACAGGCACGTCAACTGGTGATCATTCGGGGACAACAACCCAACCAACGGGGAATCGGAATGGGACAACAGGCACACCCACTGGCGGTCAAACTGAAAAAACAAACCAACCGACTAGTAGTCGTCCTGGCACGGGAGAGCAAGCAACTGGAGATGGTTCCGGGGCTAAAGCTAAACCTGTTATACGGACTACTCCGGAAATTAGCCTTTTTCCGTTTATCACGATGCTGCAGCCTGGCGGACAACAGATCATTACCGCAAGCAATATGCTTCCGGGGACAAAAATAACGTACACCATTGACGACCCGAGCATAGGAACTATATCGAATGTGAATGGCATACCCGTCATCACCGCGAATAAATCCGGACAAACTGTTGTACGGGCAACCGTAACCCGAGCTGGCTTTCCAGACGAGACCGCCTACTTCTTGTTGTATGTCGTGGATGGCAGCATGCTGTCTAATACGTATCTCACGGCCATCGGGTCGATTCCTGACGCTGACAGACAGAACCCCGTTATCGTAGAGGGACTGACACAAGCGGGAGAAATTGTGATCACAGCCGCTAGCAGCGAAGAGGTGGCTCCCGTTAACGGCCAGTTCGTTATAACGACCGAGTTGATGGGCCAATTAGCAGGCAATGCGTCAAAGGCGAAGTTAGCGGTAAAGCAGGCGCTGTCGGAGAACCGAATTACGCTTGCGAGAGAGTTGATCGTGAATGCAGAAATTTTGCCCTCGTCCGGACAAAATGAATATATTTTCAAGCTATACAAGGATAGCTTAGTGGGTCGGAAGGATATTGACTATATTACCATTCATGCGGGGGATGCGAAGCTGGTGCTGAATGTTGCGACCGCAGATCGCCTGTTTGATTCACGTACGGTGATTGTGATTCGTCTGGTCCAAGCGGATAAAGGCGGATATCGCGTACAATTCTCAGATGAACAAGGTCAGCAGCTGTCGAACGTATCAAGCAACATCCTGCTCATTTTGCCTGCAAAGCAGACGAATGCAACACATACCAGCGTGTTCTATTCAAATGGTAAAAAGGCGCAGCCGATCGGCGGAAAGTTCAATCCGTCCCAAAACGGCATAGAAGCGGAAATCAACCGTTCCGGAACGTATTTCGTGGACGAAAATCCCAAGTCATTCCCTGATGTTGACGATCGAGATCCAGAGCTGCAGCAAGCGGTTCAGTTCCTGGCTTCCAAAGGAATTGTGACCGGGAAAGAGAACGGTAATTTTGAACCCGATTCTCTGCTCACCCGTGCAGAGTTCACGGCTATGCTTGTAAGAGCCTTCTACGCATTGGATGAGACGGCGACGGAGAGCTTCTCCGACGTGCATCCACCGCAATGGCATCATCCCTATATCGCTTCATCGGAGAAAAAGCATATCGTCGAAGGTTACCCTGACGGCACGTTCAAGCCGGATAAAACGATATCCCGGGAAGAAATGACCGCCATCGGCGCAAGATACCTGCACGAGAAGAAACATTATTACTACCCTGCCAATCCGGAGGATTACCTGAGCCAATTCGTAGACAAAGAGACCATCTCCAATTGGGCCAAGCCAACCATGTCCTTGGCTGTGAAGCAGCACTTGATCGATGTTCCTGCTAATAAACGAATTAACGCTCGCGAGGCTGTCACGCGCGGAGAGGCTGCGCGGATGTTGTATAGGCTTTATTTGTTGCTCTGA
- a CDS encoding DUF6809 family protein, with the protein MIIEDEPMKNIIEELYYGNLHPEEGIVPTDPEYRPLNRKVSKLIEEAKERFSENDFATLEQVLDLTSDSRSMVTSASFVEGFRMGALVMVEVFCGGRVVKE; encoded by the coding sequence TTGATCATAGAGGACGAGCCCATGAAGAATATTATAGAAGAACTATATTACGGCAACCTGCATCCCGAAGAGGGTATTGTTCCCACAGATCCGGAATATCGTCCGCTTAATAGAAAAGTTTCTAAACTGATAGAAGAGGCAAAGGAAAGATTTTCGGAGAACGATTTCGCCACTCTTGAGCAGGTTTTGGATTTAACGAGTGACTCTAGATCCATGGTTACAAGTGCTTCTTTTGTAGAGGGGTTTAGGATGGGGGCTTTGGTGATGGTGGAGGTGTTTTGTGGGGGCAGGGTTGTTAAAGAATAG